The segment cttgtaacaccataagaacaacaatgccaaccaaccagagcttccagggactaaaccactaccacaagattatatatggactgacccaggacttcactgcatatgtagcagagaatagccttgttggggcaccagtggaagggaaagcccttggtcctgccaaggttggacccctcccccccaccaagtgcaggggaatgtcagggcaggaggcagAAAGCAAGGTGGATAAGGAGAACACTCATGTGATGGAGGGGGTGGagatgtgggcttatggacaggaaactaggaaagggaataccatttgaaatgtaagtaaaggaatacatctaataaaaaaattaaaaatggaagagtgGTCTCAGTGGGATGTCACTGAAGTCCTTTTTCTAACaaaagctttgatttttttttaaatcaagaacaTTGAAGTACAAATAATGTATACCTTTTTAATTTATCTTAGGGCTTGGGggattttttggttttggggtttctttttgttttttgtttttggggttttttgttttgtttgtgttttgggttttttttgttttgttttgtttgtttgttttttgagacaaggtctcactatggagTCTTGGCTGGTctgagaactcactctgtagaccaagctggtcttgaactcacagagttatgcctacctctgcctccttagtgtggggattaaaggtgtgtgctgaaGACAGGATGAAGGTCTGTCACCTTTATCTCCAGCCCAGGCCAGTAGCCAGTTTCCAGTTCATATTGTAACTAAACTATCAGTAGCCCATGTTCTTTTCTCCCCTGTAGTGTTTCATTGTGAACAGTTGAAGGTATATGGAAAGTTTGGCAGGACCACCGAGTGGACCCTATTTCCCACATGCACATAAGTAGTTAGCATATTCTTTGTACTCTTATTGCTGTCATAGGCTTGGTTGACTGTTTCTTCTGAGGTCTGAATATCAAAGTGATCAGGGCTATTGCTCAGTTCTATTGGCACCAGTGTAGCAACAGGAAATGAGAGTCACATGTGTCATAAAAGTCAGTGTCCTTAAGTGTTCAGGACTTATAGGTCCCTTTCCAATATACGTACTTTACCAATTGCTTTTGTTGATCTGTgcaaaaaataattctttttttgtattttaaatttcatcAACAGAGAAAAGTGATGCACTTAATCCTTCAGAGACCATTCATATGTTCGCAGCAGATCCAAGCCCCAGATCTAATTCTTGGAATGAAGGTATCTGGGATTGTACCATGAATTGCCCTGTAGTTTCCTTTTATCACAACATCTTACAACTTAAGACCATTACAGTAAGTGTCAAGTGGACAAGGAGTCAGTTTATCTACAGATTACAGGTTGCTATGGGTCAGCAAATCTACAGGTTAGTGAATAGTAGTACATCCTTAGTGTAAGAATGAGGACTTAGATAGGAAGTGACCAAATGCAGGACGTCTGGAGTTTGCAGAAGTGAAAttgaaaaattattaaaactGAGCATTATTAATGAATTAAAATGAGcctatgtctctgtgtctatggTGCTTGTGAATAGATGGACATCAGAGCACCTTTCATGACTTGGTTTTCTCCTTCACTCTGTAggtcctgggaattaaactcagattGTTGGGTTTGTGACAACAGCCTTTACCTGATAAGCCATTGCTCTAGCCTTAAAATTGATCCTGCTCATATGGGATGGGCAGTTCCATGCTAATatttttgaggcagcatctcactatgtagcctaagctggctctgaactcacagagatccctgtGTCTCTGCCTACTAGTGCTGAAATTAAAAATGTGTTCTAGAATGCCTGGCagtattttttcctctttaaaactgatatttatttaaaagaggaggaggaggaggaggaagaggcaggaagaaggaaaaaaggcagaaagaaagaaagaaagaaagaaagagagagagagagagagagaaagaaagaaagaaagaaagaaagaaaggaaggaaggaaggaaggaagaaggaaagaaagaaagaaagaaagaaagaaagaaagaaagaaagaaagaaagaaagaaagaaagaaagcaaaggaagatgagggaaaaaaagatgtttattccttgactcccttccctcccttctccagcTGTTTCTCAGATTTAAAAGATTGAACCCTGGCCAGGTTAACTTATCAGGACAGACCCTCCAATTAAGTCAGCAATATTGAGGGACCTTTCCTTAGTGGAGGTATGGTAAAAAGTATCAGCATCTTGAAGAGTACTCTTATCTTCCTTCACCATGTatattacttttctgtttctgtgatacaataccatgaccaaaatcaatcTAAGGAGGaatatttattttgaattcaAGCTTTAAAGGGAGAGTCTATAAGAGCAGGGGAAGCAtgacagggcaggagagagagagagagagagagagagagagagagagagagagagagagagagagagagagagagagagaggagagagaagaaagggaggtgaagaaagggggagagattACATCTTCAACTGCAAACCTGATATAAAAATTTAGCCTtagagttttttaaaaagttaatttttattttaaaatgtatgcaatatattttgatcaaattTTTCCTCCCGAACTTCTCTTAGATCCTCCCAACCTCCCTCcttcatgttttttctttctaaacaaataataataataataataataataataataaaaactctcAAGCCCCCAAAGACTGAAAATCAAAGGTaaccacaacaaaaaccaaaccaaaccagataAGACCAAAAAATACCCAAACAAAGCCAAAAGCACATAAAAACCCCATGGAGTATCTCTTGTGTTAGCCAGCTTCTCCTGGTTTAGGGGCCTATTTCAGAGTGTGGTTGTTATGCACAGTGACATTTTATTAGAGAGAACtgactttccttctcccagcaggtatcaattgcaaataacTTTGAGGAAAGGGGTAAGACTTTGTGCTCACTTACTTCCTCTTCTTATTTCCTAGATTTTTCCCGATTTGAATTTGGACAGGTCTTGTGAAACCTTTCACCActtctatgagttcatatgtacaTCAACTCTATTGTGTCTGGAAAAAGCTTGCTTCCGTGGAGTCACTCGTCACCTCTgcctcttacactctttctgcctcctcttctacttAATCATTAGCCTCACCCAGCTACAACAACTACAATACTTAATCACCCAGCTACAACAACTACAATACTTAATCACCCAGCTACACCAACTACAATACTACTATCAACAGCAGCCTACCTGCAAGATATATTAGTGCAGTAATGGCACAAATGTTATAAACGAAccaactaattttttaaaattggatttaagTCCCACACCATGGCATGACACTGCTAACATGGCCAAGGACTTGAGACTCCATAGGTCATGGCTCCTAGAGGAaaaacctactactattattctgctaaactAACAGCAATAAAATAACATACTTCTATATCCATAGATCAGAGCATCACTCAATCCTCATCATAAAAGCTTCTAATTATAGATGAGGACTAACATAGAAACCTACAACTACAACTAGGTCTCATCCCTAAATTGAATGTCTGTAACCTTTGTAAAACTAAGGATGTCATTTGTAAGAGTATTACCAATTTAgtgtttggttcattttttctaacaaacttttttctattttgtcacagtaagtCCACATAGACCTGGTCTTGTTCATGTAATTTCAGTTTCAAGTATAGCCTTTGTCGTTGCCCTGTTATGTGGGCTCATGATCTCCTATGTGATACAGTAAGTATATAACAAATAACCTCATTCATTCTTAAGAAGGTGGCAGGTACACAAGGaaattgttttgtttcaaaagatgataatgataatggtgatgatggtgacatTGTTTTCTAATTACTAAATAAATGTGGTCATTATACATTTTCAGACCAGGGTTTGCCAAAATATGGATTGTTGGTCATgccagagaagaaagaagaggatggggaggaggagaacaaagaagaaaaagaggaggaggaggaggaggaggaggaggaggaggaggaggaggtggaggaggaagaaaccaGACTAGATTAAAATTTAGTGGAATCGAAATGCCAGAACCTTCCCAGTGTTGGGGTTATAAGTTTGTACCAATACATCTGGCCTTTTATGTGGGTCcttgggatttaactcaggtccACAGACTTGTGTGACAATCACTTTGCCTCCTGATGTTTAGAATGTAGATATTGGGGTAAagctcttatttttaattaattatctgATTTATTTACCTTCTAAATGTTGCCCCCAGgtcatatatatgtttttatttgtactaagtatatatatatatatatatatatatatatatatatatatatatatatatatatatatatatatatatatatatttgtacttAGAGAATTTCACACAACATGCTTTGATCACATTGTGTGGAGCTTTCAAAATATGACCTGGTCATTTTGAAATTATTAAGCCAAAGTGGCATCATACTTGGACCACATTTTATGGCTCTGAGCCAGTCTAGGATTCTATTACATCCTTCAAAAATAACCAAGGAAAGTACAAACTTCTTTTAAAGTTGATGTCAACCTGAGTATGGCAAGTGAAGACATTTATAAGACTTAACTAATGGAAAGGAGTATTTTAGCCCATGCTAGACTAGAACTTATCATTATTCTGTCAGTGCCTTAAGCTGGGAATATATCTATACACCAAGATGCTGAGTATAGGGTATTGGGTATTTGACTTATTGTGGACTGTGTGCGTTCATATCAAcacttgaaaatatttaattatggggttggggatttagctcagtggtagagcgcttgcctaggaagcgcaaggccctgggtttggtccccagctctgaaaaaaaaaaaagaaccaaaaaaaaataaaaagaaaatatttaattaaaatagttatctttatttctgtgtattttttttaattctcttaaAATTTGCTTCTGGGACCAGTGTGTCACTCTGAATCTACATCTCTACTATATTTAATGGAAAAAATTTGCCATCTCACAGCATGTGTCTAGGACTAAGGTTCTTAATCTATGGGTAGAAACCCTCTtagggtcaaatgaccctttcattggggctgtatatcagatatccttAATATCAGATATTtctattatgattcataaaagtatcaaaattacagttatgaagtaacaatgaaaataattttatgattaggTGTCACctcaacataaggaactgtattacagATTCTAGGCACtgaggttaagaaccactggtctaggatGTTCAATCCTCCTGCTTTTCCTCTATCACTGCTCTTTACAATGAAGCTAATCATCAAAGCATTCTTTATTACTCAAGTAACATAGAACTAGGTAAATAAGTATGCCAGGAGAAAGTAAAACACTGTCATCCATTTCCACATCACACAGAAAGATCTAATTAATTCACAGATCCACTTTTAGAATTGGACTGACAAAGGGGAGACACAACCTCAAGTGCAAACCTTAAGGGAGTGTTTAAAAACTCGCTATCAGGATGAACAATATCTTAATTTAGTGTTATAAAATATCAATACCCAAATAGCCACAGTTTATAAAATAATAGCATCTTTCTGTGTATGAGTGGGCATGTTGCTTGCTGTGTGTGGCCAGAGGCCAATGACCACTTCTGGCATCATTTCTCAGGTGCTGTttatcttagtttttgagacaggatctctctctggGATTTAGAACTCACCACTTAGGTTAGATATGTGGCAATGAGCtacaggaatctgcctgtctcctccTTACATGTgcgtaccaccacacctgacatTTTACGTgaatgctgaggactgaacttaaGTCCTCAGGGTTGTGAGATAAACTTTTTTGCTGACCAAGCTGTGTCCTCAGCCCCAGTTAAGTACAGGAGCCATGCTGGTATAAGCCAGGGTATTAGAGGCTCTGTAAAAGGAATAATCAGTAActtcctatatttatttaaaatcttgacattttatttattgtggcTTTCTTggcattgctttttattttgtatcattttGGTAGTGGCTTGAATTTTGTACTCAAAATATATATAATCAAAGCATTCTTTATTACTCAAGTAACATAGAACTAGGTACATAAgtatgtttatacacacacacacatatatacatacatatatatatatatataaataaatgtattccaCACCCAGTATTGCTTTAGTTATGAGGTTTGAAATTATAAGAGCATTTGTTGATATGGATCAGCTGGGAGCTAGGCCAAATCAGAAATTTCAAGTTTCACATAAATgtgtatttctttctctgttttctaccTACCAGCATATATGAGCAATTTCTCTTGAGTCAAAATATTTCATTATCTTGGCTATAGTGATGAATTGGAGGTTAAGAGCATTCCATGTCAGGTAGTtcacaactacttgtaactccagatccagagaGTCTattttcctctgttttctttgtaGCCTTCTTCCAACCCCACCCATATAAATACAAATGCAACTTTAAAAGCTGCAGTGTGAAGACAGGATGATAGACTGTTTAAAAAAACTGCCTTTACgttcctttctatctttctccAGTCGACTGGTAAAAGCTGAGGAAAAACAGCAGCTTGCAATGTTGTATGAAAATGTCGAGATTCCACTTTTAGAAGAGAAAGATTCTTCTGAAGATGAGTCTTCTCAGCTGGATCCAGAGAATGAGGAGCTGGGAAAATTCATTGGCTCAGGTGCTTTATCCTATCCCATCCAAGGCAATCACTGTGATTTGATTGATCGTCTCCAAAGAAAACTTAAGTAGGATCAAATAGAATCTGAGTTAAGAAAGGAGGATGTTCATATAGAAATGAACCATTCTCGCCAAATCCCAAGGGTCAATGGGAAGCTGTCTTGTTGCTTGATTCCTACTGTGGGCAATTCCAAGAATCTAAGGCAGAGTTTGGGAAACAAATTTTGTTTTGAATGAAACTTTACCTTGAACATAACCACTATTGGTGCATTATTCCTGCATTTAGAACATCTACATGCAGACACTCTGATTTGCTTCAGGATGGTGCAAAATGGGTTCTAGGTCTATATAACAGAGATCATTTCTCCCAATGGAAGGACCCTATGTGAGACACAAACATGTGAGAGAAATCTATCTTTATTTGTGAAGAGGGGATGCCATAAATTCTTCAGAAGCTTGATTTTATAAAACTTTCATGTTGTTTGGTCATATGTTCTAAAACAACATGTAATGTTCAGTGTTTGGTCCAAATGCAATGACATCCTTTGTTTGGTTCCTTTAAACAATACTAGATGTGCCtaactagaaaaagacagatgcTAAGAGAAGTAATGATTGATGCCTACTGATGTTGAACCTTTATAACctgtaaaaaatatattttaatgccTTTTTCATTACATTGGATTATTATTGAGTAATTGAAATGCTTGAACACAGAATGTAATcgttttaaaattcaaattttagCTGAAGGTGATGGCTCACATCTCAAATCACAGGACTTGGGTAGTGATAACAGGTAGATGgtgaattcagggccagcctggaatGTAGAGTAAGATCTTGTTCCAAAATcaaacagaatatatatatattatatataatatatatatatatatatatgattaccatcctccttgttgggcaccaatgggaggagaagccctcggtcctgccaaggctggaaccctccagtgtaggggaatgtcagggtgggaaagGGGAGTGGTTGGAGAagggtaacaccctcatagaagaagggggagaggggttgggttagggggcttatggacaggaaaccaggaaatggaataacatttggaatgtaaataaaaaattccaataaaaatgtgaaaaaattaCCATCCTAATAAGTAACATTTCATATTCTCTTAAAATacctttatttgttttctaatttcccCCTTACCCCTTTGTCTTCATTTCAAACCTTCATTTACTCTAATCTCAGTAATATACTTTCTATGTTTtagttattaaaacaaaaataatggaaaacattaagaagaaaatgaaggaagagcAAAATGTATTGAAGGGAAACACATCAGAGAATTTCAGTTGTATTGAAAAAGTAGAGACGCATGAAAAATTGGATAAAGATGGAAACTCAGGAAATctgtgaaaacaaaagaaaggtgTACCATGTGCTAGACAATATGGAGATAAAACTGCAGAGATAACAGAAAACTGAGAACACGAACAGGACTTCTAAAGAACCTTGTCCAAGAATGTTCTACAGAAAGAAACGTGAGCAGCATATAGTGGAAAATAAATTCATATGATACCAAAACTCTTGCTTTTTAGCCATGATAGTCCATGAATAATTTAAGTGGAATATAGAAAACAGACCAAGTTCTTTAACAAAGAAAGACAGGCTGTGAGGATTTTGTTCTCTGCCTCCAGACTAGAAAGATTGCTTAAtcctttttggggggaggggtcttCCTGAATGTGATagcaaaatattttcattaaataaaactttCTAAGTGATGTTTCTATCAGATCTGGTCACTTAATCTCCATTTTATACATGAAGACACTGAGGATATCATAATGAATATAGGACTAGATTAAGAGGTGGCCATTTCtgttggtcctcagctctgatgAGGGAACTTGACCTGCAGGGGTGGAGTATAAAACGAGTTCATATATGCAGTAAGCTTGAGTAGCCAATAGCTATAGGAAGATGGAAGAGATAAACAGTTCAGTCTTTTGACCTTTCAACACAATACCATCATGGACAAAGTTCATGTTGGAGAATCAAGTAACAAAAtgtcacaccacaccacaccccctAAAAAACCAATCTTAGTTTTTAAGTGCATTGACTGCACTTCCCATTCATTACCATCCTCAGTACAATTGCTTTGAAAAACAGTCTGGTCATTCCTAGAAAGGTAAACATGAAGTTACTACATGATGTAGCATATCTACTCCTAGATATACATATCTATACAAAAACTTGCATGTTTATAACAGTATAGTATGGCCAGGAATGAGGGACAATGCCTatagtctcagcacttgagaggtggtcACAATAAAATTATGAGTATGAGTCAGCTTGCATTATACAGAGAACTGTTGTTTCATTAACTGATAAACATATGAACAAACTGACTTATCCATACAGTGGATTATATCTCGGCAATTTAATGAATGAACTAatgatatatatttcacatatgtGTGGTCATAATGAAACCATTCTACTGCATGTAAGAAACCTTACACCTACCTGAGATTTGCTTACATGAAACACCTATAAAAGGCAAAGTCTGTAGTTACAAAGTAGGTTACGGATTCTAGGGAGCTGCAGATGAGGAATGGAGGGGCTGCCTGGGTGTAAGTTCCAGCCAATCAGTGTGGAAAATTGAAGAGCTTCAGACGAACAACCATGGTTTCTCACATGTCCCTAGTTCAGTATGCATTCTCTTTACTGTGATGATTGTACCCTTGATATACAAATACAGTAATTGAAAGGCAGCTATTCTGGTATCAAATTGTCTTGGGCCCTGACTGTGTCAGTAGAGGACAATATCCAGCTGATAGTTGTTCCAATAGAACAAACTATATGCTCTTCTTCTAGTGCTGTATTTCaagactgtattttttttaactcatgGGCCCCATCCATTCCATCTTTATAGGCAAATTTTGTTAGGTAACCCCATCCTGTATCAGAACCCAATTCCCTGATTCTGGAAATTGTGCCATGGACCCAGTTCTTGAGTTTATCAGTCACCCATCCCCTCCCTCTAAATTCATCAAGCACTTAAGTGACATTTCCTTTTAGGTTGTTGGCATGGAACAGATGTAGAAGAGCCCAGttggcatttgtttgtttgtttgtttgtttgtttgtttgttttatttggcaGAATATTTCTGCACAGAACGTCACCAGTTGGACCTTTCAAGGGCTGTTCTTTTTGGGAGGCCTATTATTG is part of the Rattus norvegicus strain BN/NHsdMcwi chromosome 1, GRCr8, whole genome shotgun sequence genome and harbors:
- the C1h19orf18 gene encoding uncharacterized protein C19orf18 homolog isoform X6: MAISIDMPTWVTEYVMGPIPRQRTIEKSDALNPSETIHMFAADPSPRSNSWNEVSPHRPGLVHVISVSSIAFVVALLCGLMISYVIHRLVKAEEKQQLAMLYENVEIPLLEEKDSSEDESSQLDPENEELGKFIGSVIKTKIMENIKKKMKEEQNVLKGNTSENFSCIEKVETHEKLDKDGNSGNL
- the C1h19orf18 gene encoding uncharacterized protein C19orf18 homolog isoform X2, coding for MLEECTRFGVLCFYFGFYWKAYFMSASLTLLRKQQTHQFSFQGSRQLETSETSSMGQSRGFLSILRPTQVKIPAQKSDALNPSETIHMFAADPSPRSNSWNEVSSIAFVVALLCGLMISYVIHRLVKAEEKQQLAMLYENVEIPLLEEKDSSEDESSQLDPENEELGKFIGSVIKTKIMENIKKKMKEEQNVLKGNTSENFSCIEKVETHEKLDKDGNSGNL
- the C1h19orf18 gene encoding uncharacterized protein C19orf18 homolog isoform X4, whose translation is MLEECTRFGVLCFYFGFYWKAYFMSASLTLLRKQQTHQFSFQGSRQLETSETSSMGQSRGFLSILRPTQVKIPAQKSDALNPSETIHMFAADPSPRSNSWNEVSPHRPGLVHVISVSSIAFVVALLCGLMISYVIHRLVKAEEKQQLAMLYENVEIPLLEEKDSSEDESSQLDPENEELGKFIGSVIKTKIMENIKKKMKEEQNVLKGNTSENFSCIEKVETHEKLDKDGNSGNL
- the C1h19orf18 gene encoding uncharacterized protein C19orf18 homolog isoform X3, with the protein product MHKVWSSVFLFWFLLEGLLHVCFPYTVEKTTDSSGSRQLETSETSSMGQSRGFLSILRPTQVKIPAQKSDALNPSETIHMFAADPSPRSNSWNEVSSIAFVVALLCGLMISYVIHRLVKAEEKQQLAMLYENVEIPLLEEKDSSEDESSQLDPENEELGKFIGSVIKTKIMENIKKKMKEEQNVLKGNTSENFSCIEKVETHEKLDKDGNSGNL
- the C1h19orf18 gene encoding uncharacterized protein C19orf18 homolog isoform X7; amino-acid sequence: MAISIDMPTWVTEYVMGPIPRQRTIEKSDALNPSETIHMFAADPSPRSNSWNEVSSIAFVVALLCGLMISYVIHRLVKAEEKQQLAMLYENVEIPLLEEKDSSEDESSQLDPENEELGKFIGSVIKTKIMENIKKKMKEEQNVLKGNTSENFSCIEKVETHEKLDKDGNSGNL
- the C1h19orf18 gene encoding uncharacterized protein C19orf18 homolog isoform X5, translated to MSHQRFSLQQITDRYRKPQLDIEQRSTNEKSDALNPSETIHMFAADPSPRSNSWNEVSPHRPGLVHVISVSSIAFVVALLCGLMISYVIHRLVKAEEKQQLAMLYENVEIPLLEEKDSSEDESSQLDPENEELGKFIGSVIKTKIMENIKKKMKEEQNVLKGNTSENFSCIEKVETHEKLDKDGNSGNL
- the C1h19orf18 gene encoding uncharacterized protein C19orf18 homolog isoform X1, which produces MHKVWSSVFLFWFLLEGLLHVCFPYTVEKTTDSSGSRQLETSETSSMGQSRGFLSILRPTQVKIPAQKSDALNPSETIHMFAADPSPRSNSWNEVSPHRPGLVHVISVSSIAFVVALLCGLMISYVIHRLVKAEEKQQLAMLYENVEIPLLEEKDSSEDESSQLDPENEELGKFIGSVIKTKIMENIKKKMKEEQNVLKGNTSENFSCIEKVETHEKLDKDGNSGNL
- the C1h19orf18 gene encoding uncharacterized protein C19orf18 homolog isoform X8, whose amino-acid sequence is MHLILQRPFICSQQIQAPDLILGMKVSIANNFEERVSPHRPGLVHVISVSSIAFVVALLCGLMISYVIHRLVKAEEKQQLAMLYENVEIPLLEEKDSSEDESSQLDPENEELGKFIGSVIKTKIMENIKKKMKEEQNVLKGNTSENFSCIEKVETHEKLDKDGNSGNL
- the C1h19orf18 gene encoding uncharacterized protein C19orf18 homolog isoform X10, translating into MFAADPSPRSNSWNEVSSIAFVVALLCGLMISYVIHRLVKAEEKQQLAMLYENVEIPLLEEKDSSEDESSQLDPENEELGKFIGSVIKTKIMENIKKKMKEEQNVLKGNTSENFSCIEKVETHEKLDKDGNSGNL
- the C1h19orf18 gene encoding uncharacterized protein C19orf18 homolog isoform X9, which translates into the protein MFAADPSPRSNSWNEVSPHRPGLVHVISVSSIAFVVALLCGLMISYVIHRLVKAEEKQQLAMLYENVEIPLLEEKDSSEDESSQLDPENEELGKFIGSVIKTKIMENIKKKMKEEQNVLKGNTSENFSCIEKVETHEKLDKDGNSGNL